The following are encoded together in the Oncorhynchus nerka isolate Pitt River linkage group LG23, Oner_Uvic_2.0, whole genome shotgun sequence genome:
- the LOC115106151 gene encoding urotensin-2 receptor-like, with protein sequence MKIDANSFCSGIQSADNPADNNQAMTTVSMEPLLVLMELIPNATDPPLDSTPSSPEDTAATFTIGCILSLMCLVGVSGNIYTLVVMCQSMRFAASMYIYIINLALADLLYLLTIPFVVCTYFLKGWYFGDAGCRILISMDFLTMHASIFTLTIMSTERYFAVLKPLDTVKRSKSYRKAIAVLVWVASLVLTLPMILSIQMMKVGSKAMCQPTISPLSYKVYITFLFCTSIVAPGMIIGFLYIGLARTYWISQTETFKQTKKLPNQKVLYLIFTIVLLFWACFLPFWIWQLLGQFQPSIHLSTKSKRNINYLTTCLTYSNSCINPFLYTLLTKNYKEYLRKRQRTWTAGSYFNRWNRFQRSPRRSLSSSSQQCTESFVLTHTPSLRTTHNSSL encoded by the exons ATGAAGATAGATGCTAATTCTTTCTGTTCCGGCATCCAGTCAGCTGACAATCCAGCAGATAACAATCAAG CGATGACCACGGTATCCATGGAGCCCCTGCTGGTCCTGATGGAGCTGATCCCCAACGCCACCGACCCGCCTTTAGactccaccccttcctctccAGAAGACACCGCCGCCACCTTCACAATAGGCTGTATTCTCTCCCTCATGTGTCTGGTCGGCGTTTCCGGAAACATCTACACCCTCGTGGTCATGTGTCAATCCATGCGTTTCGCGGCGTCCATGTACATTTACATCATCAACTTAGCCCTGGCTGACCTCCTCTATCTGTTGACCATTCCGTTTGTGGTCTGCACGTACTTCCTGAAAGGTTGGTATTTTGGCGATGCTGGGTGCAGGATTCTAATCAGTATGGATTTTCTGACGATGCACGCCAGCATTTTCACGCTGACCATCATGAGCACGGAGAGGTACTTTGCCGTGCTGAAACCGCTGGACACAGTCAAGCGGTCAAAGAGCTACCGCAAAGCCATTGCGGTGCTTGTATGGGTGGCTTCCCTGGTCCTGACTTTACCCATGATTCTCAGTATTCAGATGATGAAGGTGGGGAGCAAGGCCATGTGCCAGCCGACTATCTCACCGCTGTCCTATAAGGTGTACATCACCTTCCTGTTCTGTACCAGCATTGTGGCTCCGGGGATGATCATTGGCTTTCTCTACATCGGACTGGCTCGTACCTACTGGATCTCACAGACAGAAACCTTCAAACAGACCAAGAAACTACCCAACCAAAAG GTCCTCTATCTGATCTTCACCATTGTACTGCTGTTCTGGGCCTGTTTCCTGCCCTTCTGGATCTGGCAGCTCCTGGGTCAGTTCcagccctccatccatctctccaccaAGTCCAAGCGCAACATCAACTACTTGACCACCTGTCTCACCTACTCTAACAGCTGCATCAACCCTTTCCTCTACACGCTGCTCACCAAGAACTATAAGGAGTACCTGCGGAAGCGCCAGCGTACCTGGACTGCGGGCAGCTACTTCAACCGATGGAACCGGTTCCAGCGATCACCAAGGAGGTCGCTGTCCTCCAGCAGCCAGCAGTGCACGGAGAGCTTCGTGCTCACGCACACACCGTCTCTGCGCACCACGCACAACAGCAGCCTGTGA